The proteins below come from a single Malus domestica chromosome 03, GDT2T_hap1 genomic window:
- the LOC139194737 gene encoding uncharacterized protein — MTNLTKLDFAALDIIGKNYLTLVLDTKIHLEAGNLRDTIREENNSSSQDRGKAMIFIHRHLDEGLKSEYLTVEDLITSQMKLCGDTRPGIRVKLPGLGDTITEENMLEKTFSTFHVSNVFLQQQYRARGFTEYNQLISVLLVAEQNNELLMKNHQSQPTGSAPFPEVNDASLEVNATSSGGDNHKRGRGHKRGRWNRKGKNHGGQSHNQVPRKNSGPSFKNGNRHKGKARMNNALRNFDGACHRCGGDGHWVHTYPKTSGGFISSLL, encoded by the exons atgacgaACTTGacaaagcttgattttgctgccctggacattattgggaagaattaccttacctTGGTattggataccaagatccatctggaagcaggGAATCTTAGAGATACCATTAGGGAAGAGAACAactcatcctctcaagatcgggGGAAGGCTATGATCTTTATTCATCGTCATCTTGATGAGGGACTAAAGAGCGAatacttaacggttgaagatct aattacctctcagatgaagctctgtggggatactaggcctggcattcgtgtc aaactgccgggtCTAGGGGATACCATTACTGAGGAAAATATgttggaaaagactttcagcacatttCATGTCTCTAACGTGTTCCTGCAGCAGCAGTATAGAGCGCgaggcttcactgaatacaaccagctgatatctgtgctcTTGGTAGCTGAACAAAACAATGAGctattgatgaaaaatcatcaatcccaacctactggatctgcaccattcccagaagtgaatgaTGCTTCCCTTGAAGTGAACGCCACATCCTCTGGTGGCGATAATCATAAacgaggacgtggccacaaACGAGGTCGGTGGAACaggaaaggcaagaaccatggtggtcagtctcacaaccaggttccaaggAAAAATTCAGGCCCAAGCTTTAAAAATGGaaatcgccacaaaggcaaagctcGTATGAACAATGCTCTTAGAAACTTTGATGGAGcttgccataggtgtggtggcgaTGGGCACTGGGTGCATACCtaccccaaaacatctggtGGATTTATATCAAGCCTCCTTTAA